Proteins from one Cyprinus carpio isolate SPL01 chromosome B15, ASM1834038v1, whole genome shotgun sequence genomic window:
- the LOC109096655 gene encoding myelin-associated glycoprotein-like: MVFWSCLLSLFLWLRVPSANAVGWNIEVPESVVGLSGSCVLIPCRFSYPENGKTYTEFKGIWLKGNEESTVFHTDTSNIIDSFKGRTSLNGDLGKKDCSLKISSLSSSDAGSFMFRIEIKDLDKYTYKNKEKKEIVSLTVKETPENPNVSVEEEVTSGKPVTATCAVSHSCPSDLPKVTWSHDGKQSSPSQPQNHGQWKLTSYNLTFTPSREDHNKHLSCTAEFKGKTLTDYKTLKVKYPPYNVNVVPKSSVKENDFVELTCSSNSNPPANSYQWFSSDGKMLAESPTYKLKRVSEAISCTAINTEGKNNSGPQKFNILYPPEIKSESSCQSKILTVCVCIVDSNPPSEVKWFGPDSSKAFSSTSSKQNEFTLQGWLGFPETVQCFANNSLGSSNITLEAPQNRIIIYIAVGSAVVVVLVCILVYVVRRRCGKRAAQQPVMKNEQTQKTTQNKSDLENSKEVKGSDEDIYTNCSKGRVYDNWGCDATPFSSDRALKDEAVYANM, encoded by the exons ATGGTTTTCTGGAGCTGTTTATTGTCACTCTTTCTCTGGCTCAGAG TGCCATCTGCTAATGCTGTGGGATGGAACATTGAAGTGCCAGAATCAGTGGTGGGTTTGTCTGGATCATGTGTGCTGATTCCCTGTAGGTTCAGCTACCCTGAAAATGGAAAAACATACACAGAATTTAAAGGGATTTGGTTAAAAGGAAATGAAGAATCAACAGTATTCCATACAGACACCTCAAATATCATCGACTCATTCAAAGGTCGCACTAGTCTCAATGGTGATTTGGGCAAAAAGGACTGTTCTTTGAAAATCAGCTCACTGAGCAGCAGCGATGCTGGGTCATTCATGTTTCGGATTGAGATTAAAGATCTGGACAAgtacacatataaaaataaagaaaaaaaagaaatagtttcTTTAACAGTGAAAG AAACACCAGAGAATCCTAACGTCTCTGTGgaagaggaagtgacatcaggGAAACCGGTGACTGCTACCTGTGCCGTGTCTCATTCCTGTCCCTCAGACCTGCCTAAAGTCACCTGGAGCCATGATGGCAAACAATCGAGTCCATCACAGCCACAGAATCATGGTCAATGGAAGCTTACATCTTACAACCTGACCTTCACTCCTTCTAGAGAAGACCACAACAAACATCTCAGCTGCACTGCAGAGTTTAAAGGGAAGACACTGACAGACTACAAAACACTCAAAGTTAAAT ATCCTCCATATAATGTAAACGTGGTCCCTAAATCCTCAGTGAAGGAGAATGACTTTGTTGAACTGACCTGCTCCAGTAACAGCAATCCTCCTGCAAACAGCTACCAGTGGTTCAGCTCAGATGGAAAGATGTTAGCAGAGAGCCCAACTTACAAACTGAAGAGAGTGTCCGAGGCCATTTCCTGTACAGCCATTAACACAGAGGGAAAAAACAATTCTGGTCCACAGaaatttaatatattgt atcCTCCTGAGATTAAAAGTGAATCTTCTTGCCAGTCTAAGATTTTGACGGTTTGTGTCTGTATTGTGGACTCCAACCCTCCCAGTGAAGTCAAGTGGTTTGGTCCAGATTCCTCGAAAGCCTTCTCCAGCACCAGCAGTAAACAAAATGAGTTCACCTTACAGGGCTGGCTGGGTTTCCCTGAGACTGTCCAGTGCTTTGCCAATAACAGTCTGGGAAGTTCTAACATAACATTGGAAGCTCCTCAAAATC GTATAATAATATACATTGCTGTTGGATCAGCTGTTGTAGTTGTTTTAGTCTGCATTTTAGTGTATGTTGTGAGAAGACGCTG TGGGAAGAGAGCTGCACAACAACCTGTAATGAAGAATGAACAGACTCAAAAGACAACCCAAAACAAGTCTGATTTAGAaaa CAGTAAAGAAGTGAAAGGCAGTGATGAGGATATTTACACAAATTGCTCGAAAGGTCGTGTTTATGACAACTGGGGG tGTGATGCAACACCATTCTCATCTGACCGTGCCTTGAAAGATGAAGCAGTCTACGCTAACATGTGA